From a region of the Lactuca sativa cultivar Salinas chromosome 4, Lsat_Salinas_v11, whole genome shotgun sequence genome:
- the LOC111877950 gene encoding snakin-2 isoform X2, whose product MGISKAFVVSFLLSLFLLQLVQSFQPNQDNTSTNEYPSTKIDCKGSCAARCKLSKRPNLCNRACGTCCGRCNCVPPGTSGNYESCACYANMTTRGNKKKCP is encoded by the exons ATGGGAATCTCCAAAGCTTTTGTTGTTTCATTTCTTCTTTCTCTATTTCTCCTCCAACTTGTCCAATCCTTCCAACCCAATCAA GATAATACTAGTACTAACGAGTACCCATCCACCAAGATTG ATTGTAAAGGGTCATGTGCAGCAAGGTGCAAACTATCAAAGAGGCCTAACCTATGCAACAGGGCTTGCGGGACATGTTGTGGAAGGTGCAACTGTGTGCCTCCGGGCACATCGGGCAACTACGAGTCATGTGCTTGCTATGCTAATATGACCACCCGAGGCAACAAGAAGAAGTGCCCTTAA
- the LOC111877950 gene encoding snakin-2 isoform X1 has protein sequence MGISKAFVVSFLLSLFLLQLVQSFQPNQVDNTSTNEYPSTKIDCKGSCAARCKLSKRPNLCNRACGTCCGRCNCVPPGTSGNYESCACYANMTTRGNKKKCP, from the exons ATGGGAATCTCCAAAGCTTTTGTTGTTTCATTTCTTCTTTCTCTATTTCTCCTCCAACTTGTCCAATCCTTCCAACCCAATCAAGTC GATAATACTAGTACTAACGAGTACCCATCCACCAAGATTG ATTGTAAAGGGTCATGTGCAGCAAGGTGCAAACTATCAAAGAGGCCTAACCTATGCAACAGGGCTTGCGGGACATGTTGTGGAAGGTGCAACTGTGTGCCTCCGGGCACATCGGGCAACTACGAGTCATGTGCTTGCTATGCTAATATGACCACCCGAGGCAACAAGAAGAAGTGCCCTTAA